The DNA sequence TCTTTCCTATGGACGATCCGGAGGCCGGGTTGATGCGGGTGCTCTATCGTGACCACGCCGCTGCGCTGTGGCGCTATGCGGTGCGGCTCACCGGTGATCCGGTTCGCGCCGAAGATGTGGTTCAGGAGACCCTGCTGCGGGCCTGGCAGCATCCGGAGGTGACCGAGGACGCCGAGCGCTCCGCGCGGGCCTGGCTGTTCACCGTGGCACGCAACATGATCATCGATGAGCGCCGCAGTGCCCGCTTCCGCAAGGAAACGGACTCGCTGGACACCCCCGGTGCACCCGACCGGCCGGGGCCCGATGAGGTCAACGTGGCGCTGGACCGGCTGCTGCTGGGCGACGCCCTGGCTCAGCTCTCTGCCGATCACCGTGCCGTGATCCGGCGGTCCTACTATCTGGGCTGGAGCACCGCGCAGATTGCCGCGGATCTGCAGATCGCCGAGGGGACGGTGAAGTCGCGGCTGCATTACGCGGTGCGCGCGCTAAGGCTCACACTTCAGGAGATGGGGGTGACGAGATGACCGGCGCCGACCCCTACGAGATGTGGGACGCCGCCTACGTCCTCGGCTCGTTGTCCAGTACTGAGCGCCGCGAATACGAAGCCCACCTGGCGCAGTGCTCGCCGTGCCGTTCGGCGGTGGCCGAGCTCAGCGGGATGCCCGCGCTGCTGGCGATGATCGGACCGCAGGACGTCGCCGCGATCGACGAGGGCGCTCTGGAGCCGCCGCCGATCCGGGCGGAATTGCTCGACGAGGTGCTGGCCGAAGTCCATCGGCGCCGTCGTCGCACCCGCTGGTTGACCTGGTCGGTGAGCGCTGCCGCCGCGGCGGTGCTGCTGGTCGGGGTGATCCTGACGATCGCACCCGCGCAGCTCGGGGGTTCCCCGAAGGACGCGCGGGTCGGCGTCGTCGCGCTGAACATGACGCCGGCCGCAACGCCCTCGGAATTCGATGCCACCGTGGTGCTGCGCAGCGAGGGATGGGGCACTCACGTGGAGATGACGTGCACCTATCGCGAGGAGTCGGCCTCCCATGACGGCTCCGGCGGCGACAAGCTGGCCATGTACGCGATCGGCCGGGACGGTTCGCGGGTACAACTGGCGACCTGGATGGCGCAGCAGGGGGCCACTGCCTCGCCGTCCGGCAGTACCTCGATGGCCATCGGCGATATCGCCGCCGTGCAGGTGGTGTCGGCGGACACCGGCGACGTGCTGCTACAGCACAGCCTGTGAGCCGCGGGTGTAGGGCACTATGGGCGGATGCCGGCACCTGAGAAGCGAGATCCCATTGCTGCGGCGCGCGCCAACTGGGAGCGCGCCGGCTGGGGTGATGTGGCCGAGGGGATGGTCGCCGTCACCTCGGTGATGCGCGCTCACCAGATCCTGCTGGCCCGGGTGGAGACCGCGTTGCGCCCCTACGACCTCAGCTTCTCGCGGTTCGAGTTATTGCGGCTGCTGGCCTTCAGCCGCACCGGTGCGCTGCCCATCACCAAGGCCTCTGACCGGCTGCAGGTGCACGTCACCAGCGTGACCCATGCCATCCGCCGGCTCGAGTCCGACGGTTTGGTCATGCGGGTGCCGCATCCGACCGACGGACGCACCACGCTGGTGCAGATCACCGACCTTGGCCGCTCGACGGTCGAGGACGCCACCGCCACGCTCAACCAGCAGGTGTTCGCCGACATCGGGATGTCGCCGACACAGGCCCGGGCGCTGGTGGGTTCGATCGAGACCCTGCGCCACCACGCCGGCGACTTCTGAGCTCGCCGCGCGGCGTGAGCAGACGAAAAATCGCATGAATTCGGCTGAATTCGTGCGATTTTGCGTCTGCTCGTCAGCGGCTGGCCAGGCGGGCAGCTTCCCGTTGCGCATCGGCGACCGGGATCTGGCTGCGCGAGCCGGCGAGTTTGGCGCGCAGGTGTTCTCCCACGGTCACCGGTTCGTAGAGGGCAGGTGAGGTGGCCTCGACGCACGTCGGCAGTGGGGCGATGACGGCGTCGACGTTTCCGTCGTGGAAGAACGCCGCCGAGCGGCGCGGCACCAGCACACCACCAACGATCGGCGCGGCGACGCGGTGCATGGTGGAGATCCACTGGTCGTTGGTCCACCGCGCCAGGGCGTCACCGAGGTTCACCAGCAGCGCCCCCGGAGCCGGCTGAACCGGGTGCCAGAATCCTTCGCTGCCAAGGACTTCCAGGCCAGGCGCCTGGTCGGCCCACAGCACGGTGACGATGCCGTAGTCGGTGTGCGCGCCCATGCCGAGCTGGTCGGGTTCGACCGTCATGTCGGCGGCGGGCAACCGGTAGTTGACCATCCGCAGGGTGTCGATGGAGTGGGTGGTGAATCTGCTCAGGCCGTCGTCTCCGACACCGAGGGCGCGCCCGAACGCCCGGACCAGTGTCCGTGCCACACCGCCGGCGGCCTCGAACCAGGCTTGCACGGCGCCGGCGAAGCCAGGCACCTCGGCGGGCCAGATGTTGTCCGGGTAATCCTCCTGCGGCAGGGTGATATCGGTGAAGTCACCGGCTTGGCTGCCGACGTTGAACGACTCGAAGAGGTCGGCCGGGGTGATCAGGCCAAGGCTGGTGGCCAGTGCCTCGGATTTGGGCGGGCTGTAGCCCCGATTCACCGCGGGCGGGCAGCGGTAGGTCATCTTGGTGGCGGCGTCGAGGGCGAAGAACGCGTCGGTGGCGGCGGTGAAGGCGGCCAGTGTTCCTGCGCTGATGCCGTGCCCGATGATCTGCATGAAGCCGACCGTCCTTGCCGCTTGGTCGATCTGGGCGGCGACGGTGTCCCGGTCGCGTTCGGTGGCATCGCCGTCTCGGTAGGCGGTGATGTCGATGGAGGGGATGTGGAGCTGTCCGTCCGTGGTCCTGGCACTCGCCATGGTTGGTGTCCTCCTTCGGTTCAGGCGACGGTGGCGGCGGCGCCGCGTTCCAGTAGATAGTCCCCGGAGCGCACCGGCGGGTAGTCGGCGTGACCGATGCCTGGGATGGGCTCGACGATGGTGTCGACGTCGGTCTCGCAGAACATGATCAGCGACACCAGGTCTTCGTCGGGTGCGGTGTCGCTTGGTGGGAGCACCCGATGCCGGGTGGATCGCCAACGGTCACCGGTCCAGCGGGCTAACAGGTCACCGATGTTGATGGTCAGCGCACCGTCGAGGTAGGGCGCCGGCTCCCAGGTGTCGTCGGGCAGCTGCACTTCCAGTCCACCGTAGCCGGGCTGGCGGTCCAGCAGTGTGAGCATGCCCCAGTCGGTGTGCGGGGCGATCCGGTACTGGCCGGGTGCTGGCACTCCGGTCGCGGTCAGCGGCGGGTAACGGTTGATGTTGAAGGTGTGCGGTGAGTTCAGGGAGCGGGTCACGAACCAATCGGTGGGCAATCCGAGCGCGGCGGCACAGATGCGCAGCAGGTCCAAGTAGAGGGCGTGCATGTCGGCTGCGTACCGCTCGCATAGTGGTTGCAGCTCAGGGACTTCGGCCGGCCAGACGTTCTCGGCGAACCACTCGCGGTCGACGGTCTTGTTGCCGGTCCGAAGCGGGCGCCCGAGGGTGAAGCTCTCTTTCAGATCGGCGGGGGTGTTGTCGGTGGACTCACCGTAGAAGCTATTGGTCTCCCTGCCTTGGCCTACCCATCCGCGGCCATAGACGGGTGCCGCGTAGCGCGTCTTGGTCTCGGCCGGCAGGGCGAAGAACCGTCGTGCCGCGGCGCGGATGTCAGCAGCGAGGTTGGCGCTCACTGGGTGCCCGGTCAGCATCATGAAACCCGATGTGCGCAGGGCGTCGTCGACTGCCCGGGCCGTTGTGGTGATGCCGGTGTCCGAGCCGGTCCGGCACGGGCGAATGTCGATGAGGGGAATCATCTGTTAGATCTCCTTGGCGCTCAGGGTGATACGGCGGGACAGCAGGTAGTAGGTGATCGCACCGACGATCAGGCCGGCTGGTGCGCTCAGGTCCAGGCCACCGGTGGCGGCAGCCAGTGGCCCGACGAACGGGGTGGTGTTCAGCCAGAGCAGCGCGGCGATCATGCCGGCGGCCTGGGCGGCCAGGCCGCGGTAGCCGAATCCGGGTCCGCCGCCAGTGAGGAGCCGTGGCTCGTAGCTGCCGCGGCGCAGCAGGTAGTCGACGATGAAGATGCCGGCCCAGGGTGCAAACCAGACGATCATGAACAACAGGAAATTACCGAGGAAGGCGTTGAACGACCCGGACAGGACGACCAGGAGTCCGACCGCGGCGCAGATCACGCCGTCCACGGCGACCGCCTGCCATCGGCCGATGCGAATTCCCATGGCCTGCAGGGTGACTCCGGAGGAGTACAGGTCGACGGCGTTCACCGTGATCATCTGGATGATGAGGAAGATCAGGTAGGGCACCACGAACCAGGCCGGGTATCCGGTGGTGAGCCCGCCGATCGGGTCGGTGGCGGCGGGGATCACCATGGCGACGGCCACGCCGAGCAGCATCAGCACGCTCTGTGGCAGTGCGCCACCGACGAACACCCAACCCACGAGTGCCTTCTTGGAGACGGTCGGGGGTAGGTAGCGCGAGTAGTCGGCGGCGTTGGGGCACCAGCCCAGCCCGGACCCGCTGGCTGCCAACGCGACCCCGCCGAGGAAGACCGCGAGGCTGCCGGGGGCGACGGTGGTGATCTCCAGCCGGCTGGCGGTCAACCAGGCCAGTACCAGGAACAGTGCGGTGAACGGGATGATCAGGCTGCGAAGCACTTTCGTGATGGCCCGGTGGCCGAGGATCGGCAGCAGGCTCTGCGCGACGGCCAGCGCCAGAACCACCGTGACCGTGCCCGGGGTGCCCAGTGTGACACCGGCGAGGCCGAACAGGGCGATGGCGGCCAGCGACATCAGGGCGAGGTCGAGGACTTCATAGCCGATCTGCATGACCCAGTTGAACAGGGCCAGCAGCCGATTACCGTGATGGCCGAAGGCCGCCCGGTTGATGGTGAAGGTCGTGGTGCCCGCGGCGGGTCCGGCCAGGCTGCACAGGCCGGTCAGCACCCAGGTCAGGTTGCCCAGCAGGATCGCCAGGACGCACTGCCACCAGTTGAGCCCGAACACCACCAACAGCGCGCCGTAGACGACGACCTGCACGTTGAGCACCAGACCGCTCCACATCATGCCGATCTGTCGTGCCGTCCCGTGCCGTTCATCGTGGTCGATGAGGTCGATGCCGTGCTTCTCGATCAGCGGTTGACTGGCGGTGGTTATCGGTGGTGGCTGCTGCCCGGACAGGGCGACGGTGGCATCTGCAGTCATAATTGAGTTCTCCCTGGGATGCGGTGTAGTGAGGAGGGCGGCCATCCGCGGCAATGCGATAGCTGTGAACAATCACTTTGGGCTTTCTGAATGTCCTCAGCGTTCAGATTGGGTTACTGGGGTGTTACTGCATGGACGATGACGACCGCACGGTGAACGTCCTGATCGGCGAGACCGTCCGGACCATGCGTGAGAAGTCGGGCTTATCGATGCGTGAGCTCGCCCGCCGCGCCGGGGTCAGCCAGCCGTTCCTCAGTCAGATCGAGAGGGGCGTCAGCGCGCCCTCGATGGTGACCATCTACCGATTGGCCGAGGCTCTCGACATCCTCCCGGGCGCGTTGTTGCCGGCCCTGATGCCCACCCGGGTGACTGTCGTCCGCGCTGACGAGGGCCGGACGATCCCGGTGGCGAACCGTGCGGATGCTGCGGTGGGGCGCGCCATTCTGATGCAGCCGGAAAATCCGCTCGAGGTCATCGAATACCGGATCGAGCCGGGTCAGTATGTCGAGGAGTGGTTCTCCTCACCCGGCGAACTCGGCCTCTATCTCGTCAGCGGCCTACTCGAGGTTGACGTCGAAGGTCACCCCAGCGTGCGTCTGCACAGTGGTGACTTTCTCACCCACCCGGCCTCGCTACGGCATCGATGGCGGTTGGTTGAGCACGAGGCCGCCCATGTCGTGATGGTCATCGCCCACCCTGAGCAGGGGTGATCGGCGCTCAGCGCAGGGTTTGGATGATCGCGCTGAAGTCCAGGTCGGCGTGGTCCTTGGCGAACTGCCGGTAGATCTCGGCGGCGTGAGTGCCCAGCGGTGCCGATGCACCCGTCGAGGACACGGCATCCATCGCCAAACCCAGATCCTTGTTCATCAGGGCGGTGGCAAAGCCAGGCTTGAAGTCATTGTTGGCCGGTGAGGCCGGAACCGGTCCGGGCACAGGGCAATTGGTGTGCACAGCCCAGCAGTTTCCGGTGGCTCCGGTGATGACGTCGAACAGCGACTGTGCGGGCAGGCCCAACTTCTCGGCCAGCACGAACGCCTCGCCGATGGCAATCTGTTGCACCGCCAGCACCATGTTGTTGCACAGTTTGGCGGCCTGTCCCGCGCCGGATGCCCCGCAGTGAATCACCTTGCTGGCCATCGGGTCCAGCACCGGTCTGGCCGTCTCGAGTGCGGTGCCGTCACCACCGACCATGAAGGCCAGGGTGCCTGCGGTCGCGCCTTTGATGCCGCCGGACACCGGCGCGTCGAGCTGGGCCATTCCGGCCGCCGTCGCTTGGGCGTTGACCTCGCGGGCGTCGTCGACGGAGATGGTGGAGGTGTCGATGAACAGCGTGCCGGGCGTTGCGGCCGGAAGTGCTTCGGCGTAGCAGGCTTTCACGACCGTGCCGTTGGGCAGTGAGGTGATGACGACGTCGGCTCCGCTCACCGCCGCGGCACCGGTCTCGAACACCGTCGCCCCCTTCTCTTCGGCGGTGGCGCGCAGCGCGGGCACCGGGTCGAAGCCGCGCACGGTGTAGCCGGCGTTGACCAGATTGGCCGCCATCGGGCCACCCATGTGGCCCAGCCCCAGGAATGCGATCGTCGTCATGTGCCGGCTCCTTTGCCCTCGTGCCTCAGTGTCCTAAGCCGTCGCGCGCACCCGGGCGGCTTCCGCGCGCCCGATGACCACACGCATGATTTCGTTGGTGCCCTCCAGGATTCGGTGCACGCGCAGATCGCGAACGATCTTCTCCAGCCCGTATTCCCGCAGATAGCCGTAGCCGCCGTGCAACTGCAGCGCCTGGTCGGCCACGTCATAGCAGGAATCGGTGACGTAGCGCTTGGCCATCGCGCACAGTTGCACCTTGTCCGGCTCGCCGCCGTCCAGGGCGACCGCCGCACGCCACAGCATCAGCCGTGAGGTTTCCAGCGCGGTGGCCATATCGGCGAGGGTGAACCGGATCGTCGGCTCGTCGAGCAGTGCAGCGCCGAAGGCTTCCCGATCCGCCAGGTAGGACACCGTCTTGTCGTAGGCCGCCTGCGCACCGCCCAGCGAGCAGGCGGCGATGTTGAGCCGACCGCCGTTGAGGCCGTTCATCGCGATGCCGAATCCGCTGCCTTCTCCGTCAGGGCCGCCGAGCATCGCCGATGCGGGAACCCGGGCGCCTTCCAGGATCACCTGAGCGGTGGGCTGGACGTTCCAGCCCATCTTCTCTTCGTTGGGGCCGAAACTGAGCCCGGGAGTGCCCTTTTCGACGATGAAGGCCGAGATTCCGCGTGGTCCGTCCGCCCCGGTGCGCGCCATGATGAGGTAGACGTCGGAGGCGCCGGCACCGGAGATGAACTGTTTGACGCCGTCGAGCACGTACTCGTCGCCGTCCCGGACGGCCCGGGTGCGCAATGCCGCTGCATCCGAACCGGCTCCGGGTTCGGTGAGGCAGTAGCTGGCGATCGTCTCCATGGACGCCAGTCGCGGGATCCACGAGCGGCGCTGCTCGGCGGTCCCGTAGGTGTCGATCATCCAGGCGCACATGTTGTGGATCGAGATGAACGCGGCCAGGGCCGGATCGGCGGCGGAGAGTTCCTCGAAGATCCGCACCGCGTCGATACGGCGCAGACCGCTACCGCCGACGTCCTCGCCGCAGTAGATCGCCCCCATCCCCAGTGCGGCGGCCGCACGCAGGACCTCGACCGGGAACTGCTTGGAGTGGTCCCACTCCAGGGCATGGGGCGCAAGACGTTTGGCGGCGAACGCGGCCGCCGTCTCGGCGATCACGCGCTCGTCGTCATCGAGGGTGAAGAGGCTCATGGCCCCTCTAGTCCATGGTGGGGATGACGAACTCGGCGCCATCCTTGATCCCCGAGGGCCAGCGCTCGGTGACGGTCTTGGTCTTGGTGTAGAACAGGATCGAGTGCGGGCCGTGCTGGTTGAGATCACCGAAGCCGGAACGCTTCCAGCCACCAAAGGTGTGGTAGGACACCGGGACCGGGATCGGCACGTTGACGCCGACCATGCCCACCTGGACACGGGAGACGAAGTCGCGGGCGGCGTCACCGTCGCGGGTGAAGATCGCCACGCCGTTGCCGTATTCGTGCTCGGTCGGAAGGCGAAGGGCCTCTTCGTAGTCGTGCGCCCGCACGATGCACAGCACCGGTCCGAAGATCTCGTCGGTGTAGATCGACATGTCGGTGCTGACGTGATCGAACAGGGTGGGGCCGATGAAGTATCCGCCCTCCAGGTTGGCGTCGCCGAAGGTCAGATCATCGGCGCCCTTCTCCCGGCCGTCGACCACGATCTCGGCACCGGCGGCCACGCCGGCGTCGATGTAGTCCCGCACCCGCTTGAGGGCGGCGCCGGTGACCAGCGGGCCGTAGTCGGCCTTCGGGTCCAGGCTGTGGCCGACGCGCAGGCCGTTGATCCGCTCGACGAGCCTGGCGCGCAACCGGTTTGCGGTTTCTTCGCCGACCGGCACGGCGACGCTGATCGCCATGCAGCGCTCACCGGCGCTGCCGTAGCCGGCACCGATCAGGGCGTCGACGGCCTGGTCGAGGTCGGCGTCGGGCATGATGATCATGTGGTTCTTGGCGCCGCCGAAGCACTGTGAACGCTTCCCGTTGGCAGCCGCGGTGGAGTAGATGTATTGCGCGATGTCGGAGCTGCCGACGAAGCCGACGGCCTTGACATCGGGGTGGGTCAGGATCGCGTCGACAGCTTCCTTGTCGCCCTGGACCACCTGGAACACACCCGCGGGCAGGCCGGCTTCGAGGAAGAGTTCGGCCAGCCGCACCGGCACCGAGGGGTCCCGCTCGGAGGGCTTGAGGATGAACGCGTTGCCGCATGCCAGGGCCGGGCCGGCCTTCCACAGCGGGATCATCGCGGGGAAGTTGAACGGGGTGATGCCGGCGACCACGCCCAGCGGCTGGCGGATCGAGTAGACGTCGATGCCGCCGCCGGCACCCTCGGTGAACTCGCCCTTGAGCAGGTGCGGAATGCCGATGGCGAACTCGATGACCTCGATGCCGCGCTGGATGTCACCGAGGGAGTCCGCGACGGTCTTGCCGTGTTCGATGCTGAGGAGCTCGGCCAGTTCATTGGCGTTGGCGTTGACCAGCTCGATGAACTTCATCAAGACCCGGGCGCGGCGCTGCGGGTTCCAGGCGGCCCATTCCTTCTGGGCTTCCACGGCCGAGGCGACTGCGGTGGCCACGTCGGCCTCGCTGGCCAGCAGCACCTGGGCCTGTACTTCGCCGGTGCTGGGGTTCAGGACATCAGCGGTGCGCGTGCTGCTGAGATTGCTGCGCTTGCCGTCGATGAAGTGCTGGATGGTTGTGCTCATAACTGTCCCTCGCATGGCCTGGCGGGTGAATACTAGGACATCCTAGTAACGTGGGCCGAGCTATCGCAAGGGCCGATATGCGGGCTCCTCGAAAGCGACTGTCAGTGGCCGCGTTTGGCGTAGGTCGCCTCGACCTGTTCTTTCAGCGGACCCCACCACCACTGGTTGTCGCGGTACCAGGCGATCGTGTTCGAGAGCCCGTCGGCGAAATCGGTGCGCTCGGGTGTCCAGCCGAGTTCGGCGCGCAGCGCGCTGGAGTCGATGGCGTAGCGAAGGTCGTGGCCGACCCGGTCGGTGACGTGGTCGAAGTCGTCGGGGTCGCGGTCCATCAGGTGCAGGATCAACCGCAGCACCGACAGATTGTCGCGTTCGCCGTCGGCCCCGATCAGATAGGTCCGACCGATCCGGCCCTCCTCGAGAATCCGCCACACCCCGGTGTTGTGGTCCGCCACGTGGATCCAGTCCCGGACATTCGTGCCCGCGCCGTACAGCTTGGGTCGGCGCCCGGTCAGGATGTTGGTGATCTGGCGCGGAATGAACTTCTCGATGTGCTGATACGGCCCATAGTTGTTGGAGCAGTTCGAGATCGTCGCGCGCACACCGTAAGAGCGCACCCAGGCCCGGACCAACAGATCAGCCGAGGCCTTCGTCGCCGAGTACGGGCTCGACGGGTTGTACGGCGTCGACGCCGTGAAGCGCAGGTCGCTGCCCAGCGGCAGGTCACCGTAGACCTCGTCGGTGGACACATGGTGCAGCCGAACGCCATGCCTGCGCACCGCTTCCAGGACGGAGAAGGTGCCGACGACGTTGCTGCGCAAGAAGATCGACGGATCGGCCAGCGAGTTGTCCACGTGGGTTTCGGCGGCGAAGTGAACCACTGCGTCGGACTCGCCGACGAGCCGCTCCACCAGCACCTCGTCGGTCAGATCGCCTTCGACGAGCCGGATCTGGTCCTGCACGCCGGCCAGCGATTCCCGGCTTCCGGCGTAGGTGAGTGCGTCGATGACGGTGATCGAGGTGCCGGGGCGCTCCCGCACAGTGCTGTGCACGAAATTGGCGCCGATGAACCCGGCCCCGCCGGTGACCAACAGTCGCATCGGCTCACCCTAACCGGCGGCCACTGCCCATCAGCGGGCTGCTCAGTCGGTCAACCCCAGCGGGCCGGCCAGTGCGGTCAGCGTCGGGATGAGCGTGTCCGGACCGCCCAGGACCTGGATCGCCACATGGTCGGCACCGGAGTCGAGGTGCTCGGTCAGGCGCGCGGCCACCGCTTCGGCCGTGCCGTGGGCCACCACCGCGTCGATCAGTTTGTCGCTGCCCGGCTTGGTGACGTCGGTGTCGGTGAAGCCCAGCCGCTTCCAGTTGTTGACGTAGTTGCTCAGGTCCAGATAGAAGCCGACGCTGTCGCGGCCGAGTGCGCGGGCGGCTTCGGCGTCGGTGGACAGCACCACCTTGTGCTCGGGAGCCAGGAACACCGAGCCGCCCACCAGATCGCGGGCCTGGGCGGTGTGTTCCGGGGTGGTGAGATAGGGATGGGCGCCGGCGCTGCGTTCGGCCGCCAGCTGCAATACCTTGGGGCCCAGCGCGGCGATCACGCGTCGGCTGGTGGGCACCTGCTGGGCGTCCAGCGCGTCGAGGTAGTCCACCAGCGCCGAGAAGGGCTTCTGGTACTCCTGGGTGTGTTCGGGGTGGCCCACGCCCACGCCGAGGAGGAACCGCCCCGGGTAGGCCGCTTCGATGCGGTGATACGACGCGGCCACCTCGTCGGCAGGGGCGCTCCAGATGTTGACGATGCCGGTGGCCACGGACAGGTTCTCGGTGGCCGCCAGGATCGGTTCGACGAAATCCAGTCCGGCCGGCGGCGAGCCGCCGACCCAGACCGCGCCGTAGCCCAGTCGTTCGATCTCACCGGCCTGCTCGAGATGCGGCGCACCGGCGGTCCACACCCCGAATCGGCCGAGGTCGGGCTTGAGCAGGGTGGGGTCGGTCACGACGTTTCTCCTTCGGATTACAGGCCGAGCGGTCCGGCCAGTTCGGCCAGCGCCGGGACGAGTTTGTCGGGTGAGGTCAAGACCTGCACCGGCACATGGTCGGCGCCGGCGTCCAGGTGCTCGGTCAGGCGTGCGGCGATGGCCTCCCGCGTGCCGTAGGCGACGACGGCATCGACCAGCCTGTCGCTGCCCGGGCGGGCGACGTCGGCGTCGGTGAAGCCCAACCGCTTCCAGCTGTTGAGGTAGTTCTGCAGATTGAGGTAGATGTCGAGGGCCTTGCGGCCGACGGCCCGCGCCTGCTCCGGGTCGGTGGTCAGGACGGCCTTGTGCTCAGGTGCCAGGAAAGCCTCCGGTCCGATCAGGGCGCGTGCCTGCGCGGTGTGCTCGGGCGTGGTCAGGTAGGGATGCGCACCGGCGCTGCGCCGCGCCGAAAGCGTCAGAACCTTCGGTCCGAGTGCGGCGACGACGCGGCTGCCCTTGGGTACCCCGTATTCGTCGAGCTTGTCCAGATACGTGGTGAGCGCGTCGATCGGCTTCTGGTACTGCTGATGTGCTTCGGGGTGGCCGACGCCGATGCCCAGGATGAACCGGCCGGGGTAGGCGGCCTCGATGCGGTGGAACGACTCGGCGACCGGGCCGGCCGCGGCGGTCCAGATGTTGACGATCCCGGTGGCCACCTTGAGCGTGGTGGTCTGCTCCAGGATCGGCTCCACCCAATCCAATTCGGCCGGCGGCGAGCCGCCCACCCACACCGCTCCATAGCCGAGCGCTTCGATCTCCTTGGCTTGCTGCGGCGTGACGCCGCGGCTGAACGAGCCGAAGCGGCCCAAGTCAGGTTTGGTGTCGCTCATTGCTCGTCCAACCTCACTTCGGTCGCCAACTATTCCGGCGCGGGCAGTTCCACCGGTGTCGTGGCCAGGGGCGCTGGCGCGACCAGAGGCAGCAGAATGGTGAAGCAGGTGTTGCCGGGCTCGGACGTGACCTGGATGTCGCCCTGGTGCTTTTCGACGACGATGCGGCGCGCCAGGTCCAATC is a window from the Mycolicibacterium anyangense genome containing:
- a CDS encoding anti-sigma factor family protein, with amino-acid sequence MTGADPYEMWDAAYVLGSLSSTERREYEAHLAQCSPCRSAVAELSGMPALLAMIGPQDVAAIDEGALEPPPIRAELLDEVLAEVHRRRRRTRWLTWSVSAAAAAVLLVGVILTIAPAQLGGSPKDARVGVVALNMTPAATPSEFDATVVLRSEGWGTHVEMTCTYREESASHDGSGGDKLAMYAIGRDGSRVQLATWMAQQGATASPSGSTSMAIGDIAAVQVVSADTGDVLLQHSL
- a CDS encoding MarR family transcriptional regulator; this translates as MPAPEKRDPIAAARANWERAGWGDVAEGMVAVTSVMRAHQILLARVETALRPYDLSFSRFELLRLLAFSRTGALPITKASDRLQVHVTSVTHAIRRLESDGLVMRVPHPTDGRTTLVQITDLGRSTVEDATATLNQQVFADIGMSPTQARALVGSIETLRHHAGDF
- a CDS encoding isopenicillin N synthase family dioxygenase gives rise to the protein MIPLIDIRPCRTGSDTGITTTARAVDDALRTSGFMMLTGHPVSANLAADIRAAARRFFALPAETKTRYAAPVYGRGWVGQGRETNSFYGESTDNTPADLKESFTLGRPLRTGNKTVDREWFAENVWPAEVPELQPLCERYAADMHALYLDLLRICAAALGLPTDWFVTRSLNSPHTFNINRYPPLTATGVPAPGQYRIAPHTDWGMLTLLDRQPGYGGLEVQLPDDTWEPAPYLDGALTINIGDLLARWTGDRWRSTRHRVLPPSDTAPDEDLVSLIMFCETDVDTIVEPIPGIGHADYPPVRSGDYLLERGAAATVA
- a CDS encoding helix-turn-helix domain-containing protein; protein product: MDDDDRTVNVLIGETVRTMREKSGLSMRELARRAGVSQPFLSQIERGVSAPSMVTIYRLAEALDILPGALLPALMPTRVTVVRADEGRTIPVANRADAAVGRAILMQPENPLEVIEYRIEPGQYVEEWFSSPGELGLYLVSGLLEVDVEGHPSVRLHSGDFLTHPASLRHRWRLVEHEAAHVVMVIAHPEQG
- a CDS encoding sigma-70 family RNA polymerase sigma factor; its protein translation is MDDPEAGLMRVLYRDHAAALWRYAVRLTGDPVRAEDVVQETLLRAWQHPEVTEDAERSARAWLFTVARNMIIDERRSARFRKETDSLDTPGAPDRPGPDEVNVALDRLLLGDALAQLSADHRAVIRRSYYLGWSTAQIAADLQIAEGTVKSRLHYAVRALRLTLQEMGVTR
- a CDS encoding isopenicillin N synthase family dioxygenase, whose product is MASARTTDGQLHIPSIDITAYRDGDATERDRDTVAAQIDQAARTVGFMQIIGHGISAGTLAAFTAATDAFFALDAATKMTYRCPPAVNRGYSPPKSEALATSLGLITPADLFESFNVGSQAGDFTDITLPQEDYPDNIWPAEVPGFAGAVQAWFEAAGGVARTLVRAFGRALGVGDDGLSRFTTHSIDTLRMVNYRLPAADMTVEPDQLGMGAHTDYGIVTVLWADQAPGLEVLGSEGFWHPVQPAPGALLVNLGDALARWTNDQWISTMHRVAAPIVGGVLVPRRSAAFFHDGNVDAVIAPLPTCVEATSPALYEPVTVGEHLRAKLAGSRSQIPVADAQREAARLASR
- the mmsB gene encoding 3-hydroxyisobutyrate dehydrogenase; this encodes MTTIAFLGLGHMGGPMAANLVNAGYTVRGFDPVPALRATAEEKGATVFETGAAAVSGADVVITSLPNGTVVKACYAEALPAATPGTLFIDTSTISVDDAREVNAQATAAGMAQLDAPVSGGIKGATAGTLAFMVGGDGTALETARPVLDPMASKVIHCGASGAGQAAKLCNNMVLAVQQIAIGEAFVLAEKLGLPAQSLFDVITGATGNCWAVHTNCPVPGPVPASPANNDFKPGFATALMNKDLGLAMDAVSSTGASAPLGTHAAEIYRQFAKDHADLDFSAIIQTLR
- a CDS encoding purine-cytosine permease family protein; translated protein: MTADATVALSGQQPPPITTASQPLIEKHGIDLIDHDERHGTARQIGMMWSGLVLNVQVVVYGALLVVFGLNWWQCVLAILLGNLTWVLTGLCSLAGPAAGTTTFTINRAAFGHHGNRLLALFNWVMQIGYEVLDLALMSLAAIALFGLAGVTLGTPGTVTVVLALAVAQSLLPILGHRAITKVLRSLIIPFTALFLVLAWLTASRLEITTVAPGSLAVFLGGVALAASGSGLGWCPNAADYSRYLPPTVSKKALVGWVFVGGALPQSVLMLLGVAVAMVIPAATDPIGGLTTGYPAWFVVPYLIFLIIQMITVNAVDLYSSGVTLQAMGIRIGRWQAVAVDGVICAAVGLLVVLSGSFNAFLGNFLLFMIVWFAPWAGIFIVDYLLRRGSYEPRLLTGGGPGFGYRGLAAQAAGMIAALLWLNTTPFVGPLAAATGGLDLSAPAGLIVGAITYYLLSRRITLSAKEI
- a CDS encoding acyl-CoA dehydrogenase family protein, with the protein product MSLFTLDDDERVIAETAAAFAAKRLAPHALEWDHSKQFPVEVLRAAAALGMGAIYCGEDVGGSGLRRIDAVRIFEELSAADPALAAFISIHNMCAWMIDTYGTAEQRRSWIPRLASMETIASYCLTEPGAGSDAAALRTRAVRDGDEYVLDGVKQFISGAGASDVYLIMARTGADGPRGISAFIVEKGTPGLSFGPNEEKMGWNVQPTAQVILEGARVPASAMLGGPDGEGSGFGIAMNGLNGGRLNIAACSLGGAQAAYDKTVSYLADREAFGAALLDEPTIRFTLADMATALETSRLMLWRAAVALDGGEPDKVQLCAMAKRYVTDSCYDVADQALQLHGGYGYLREYGLEKIVRDLRVHRILEGTNEIMRVVIGRAEAARVRATA